Proteins from a single region of Parambassis ranga chromosome 18, fParRan2.1, whole genome shotgun sequence:
- the f13a1b gene encoding coagulation factor XIII A chain isoform X1, whose protein sequence is MSDREATATPSPAPPAPTGPRPKVTNRGRFTVPIDSSNSDTTDVPEFEYFGVPGPRGRPPLTEYLDIWDVDMMKSPDESNKMDHHTMLYNSDYLIVRRGQEFQVKIAFNRPYKPAEDKIALEFVIGSSPQYSKGTYIPVFPTKDRQSPWEGRITNTSDNVVTMGITPSANCIVGKYHMYVAVATPHGIRRTRRDNSRDLYILFNPWVSADDVFLDNEKEREECVMTEMGIIYHGSHDDVAERDWNYGQFNYGVLDACLYIMDRAEMPITNRGDPIKVTRKASAMLNSRDDDGVLEGNWTGDYTYGVAPTSWTGSTEILLTYARSKTPVCYAQCWVYAAVFNTFLRCLGIPSRVVTNFFSAHDNDGNLKTDIILDENGRIDRNRTRDSIWNYHCWNECYMARPDLPPGFGGWQVVDATPQETSDGMYRCGPASVQAIKHGQICFPFDAPFVFAEVNSDVVFYCRRKDGTMEPVKVNRTHVGRKVLTKTPGDVTRRDITDQYKFSEGSTEERTVLEKAEEFGCKREKSSPVLADVDLVLPNLEVSVGNDFELDLEFINRSNQRCTVEVYISGNVVYYTGVTRSEFLFRNPTVTVGPQKSVKEVVMVESKNYLKYLVEQANLHFIVTGKIKETGQIVTAMKIVALHNPKLIVKVSAEGRVSEEMMATVEFTNPFSFNLEGVYIRMEGPGIMLPKYKYYSLITGGSSLVWTEFFTPQRAGETRVIATLDCPALRQVYGQAPVTINA, encoded by the exons ATGTCGGATAGAGAAGCCACTGCGACCCCTTCTCCGGCTCCTCCTGCCCCCACTGGACCTCGTCCCAAGGTGACAAACCGCGGCCGCTTCACTGTTCCCATCGACAGCTCCAACTCTGACACAACTGATGTTCCAGAGTTTGAGTACTTTGGTGTTCCAGGCCCAAGAGGACGTCCCCCTCTGACTG AGTATTTGGACATCTGGGATGTGGACATGATGAAGAGCCCAGATGAGAGCAACAAGATGGACCACCACACCATGCTGTACAACTCAGACTATCTCATCGTCCGCAGAGGACAAGAGTTCCAGGTCAAGATCGCTTTTAATCGTCCCTACAAACCGGCTGAAGACAAGATCGCTTTGGAGTTCGTCATTG GCTCCAGCCCTCAGTACAGCAAGGGCACCTACATTCCTGTCTTCCCTACAAAGGATCGCCAGAGCCCCTGGGAAGGCCGTATCACAAACACGTCCGACAACGTGGTCACCATGGGCATCACACCATCAGCAAACTGCATTGTGGGAAAGTATCACATGTATGTCGCCGTGGCAACGCCACATGGGATCCGCAGGACCAGGCGGGACAACAGCCGTGACCTCTACATCCTCTTCAATCCCTGGGTGTCAG CTGATGATGTGTTTCTGGACaatgagaaagagagggaggagtgtgtgaTGACTGAAATGGGGATCATCTACCACGGCTCCCACGACGATGTTGCTGAGAGAGACTGGAACTATGGACAG tttaacTACGGAGTCCTGGATGCTTGTCTGTACATCATGGACAGGGCTGAGATGCCCATCACCAACAGAGGAGACCCCATCAAGGTGACCAGAAAGGCCTCTGCCATG CTGAACTCTCGTGATGATGATGGCGTGCTGGAGGGGAACTGGACTGGTGACTACACCTATGGTGTAGCTCCTACTTCCTGGACTGGCAGCACAGAGATCCTGCTCACCTATGCACGCAGCAAGACACCCGTCTGCTACGCGCAGTGCTGGGTCTACGCCGCTGTCTTCAACACCT TTCTGCGCTGTCTTGGCATCCCATCCCGTGTTGTCACCAATTTCTTCTCCGCTCATGATAATGATGGAAACCTGAAGACTGACATAATCTTAGATGAGAACGGCAGAATCGATCGCAACCGCACCAGAGACTCTATCTG GAATTATCACTGTTGGAATGAGTGCTACATGGCTAGACCAGACCTCCCTCCTGGCTTTGGAGGCTGGCAGGTTGTGGATGCAACACCACAGGAGACCAGTGATg GTATGTACAGATGTGGACCTGCATCTGTCCAGGCCATCAAACATGGACAGATTTGCTTTCCATTTGATGCTCCCTTTGTGTTTGCTGAG GTGAACAGTGATGTGGTGTTTTACTGCCGGAGAAAAGACGGGACAATGGAGCCTGTCAAAGTCAACCGAACTCATGTGGGCCGCAAGGTTTTGACCAAAACCCCGGGAGACGTGACCCGCCGTGACATCACTGATCAGTACAAGTTCTCTGAAG GCAGTACAGAGGAGCGGACTGTCCTGGAAAAAGCTGAAGAGTTTGGCTGTAAACGTGAGAAATCCAGCCCTGTTCTGGCTGACGTGGATCTGGTCTTGCCCAATTTGGAGGTCAGCGTGGGTAACGACTTTGAGCTGGACCTGGAGTTCATAAACCGCAGTAATCAGCGTTGCACCGTGGAGGTTTACATCAGCGGCAATGTGGTGTACTACACCGGAGTCACCCGCTCTGAGTTCCTATTCAGGAACCCCACAGTGACTGTTGGCCCACAAAAAA GCGTGAAGGAGGTGGTGATGGTGGAGTCAAAGAACTACTTGAAGTATCTGGTGGAACAGGCCAACCTCCACTTCATTGTTACTGGGAAGATCAAAGAGACGGGCCAGATCGTCACAGCAATGAAAATTGTCGCCCTTCACAATCCCAAACTCATCGTCAAG GTGTCAGCTGAAGGCAGAGTCAGTGAAGAGATGATGGCGACCGTGGAGTTCACCAACCCCTTCTCCTTCAACCTGGAGGGTGTCTACATTCGCATGGAAGGACCTGGGATCATGCTGCCCAAGTACAAATATTACAG CCTGATCACAGGAGGCTCCTCTCTGGTTTGGACCGAGTTTTTCACCCCGCAAAGGGCTGGCGAAACCAGGGTGATTGCTACCCTGGACTGCCCTGCTCTCAGACAGGTCTATGGCCAGGCGCCTGTCACCATCAACGCCTGA
- the f13a1b gene encoding coagulation factor XIII A chain isoform X2: MSDREATATPSPAPPAPTGPRPKVTNRGRFTVPIDSSNSDTTDVPEFEYFGVPGPRGRPPLTEYLDIWDVDMMKSPDESNKMDHHTMLYNSDYLIVRRGQEFQVKIAFNRPYKPAEDKIALEFVIGSSPQYSKGTYIPVFPTKDRQSPWEGRITNTSDNVVTMGITPSANCIVGKYHMYVAVATPHGIRRTRRDNSRDLYILFNPWVSADDVFLDNEKEREECVMTEMGIIYHGSHDDVAERDWNYGQFNYGVLDACLYIMDRAEMPITNRGDPIKVTRKASAMLNSRDDDGVLEGNWTGDYTYGVAPTSWTGSTEILLTYARSKTPVCYAQCWVYAAVFNTFLRCLGIPSRVVTNFFSAHDNDGNLKTDIILDENGRIDRNRTRDSIWNYHCWNECYMARPDLPPGFGGWQVVDATPQETSDGMYRCGPASVQAIKHGQICFPFDAPFVFAEVNSDVVFYCRRKDGTMEPVKVNRTHVGRKVLTKTPGDVTRRDITDQYKFSEGSTEERTVLEKAEEFGCKREKSSPVLADVDLVLPNLEVSVGNDFELDLEFINRSNQRCTVEVYISGNVVYYTGVTRSEFLFRNPTVTVGPQKSEREGGGDGGVKELLEVSGGTGQPPLHCYWEDQRDGPDRHSNENCRPSQSQTHRQGVS; this comes from the exons ATGTCGGATAGAGAAGCCACTGCGACCCCTTCTCCGGCTCCTCCTGCCCCCACTGGACCTCGTCCCAAGGTGACAAACCGCGGCCGCTTCACTGTTCCCATCGACAGCTCCAACTCTGACACAACTGATGTTCCAGAGTTTGAGTACTTTGGTGTTCCAGGCCCAAGAGGACGTCCCCCTCTGACTG AGTATTTGGACATCTGGGATGTGGACATGATGAAGAGCCCAGATGAGAGCAACAAGATGGACCACCACACCATGCTGTACAACTCAGACTATCTCATCGTCCGCAGAGGACAAGAGTTCCAGGTCAAGATCGCTTTTAATCGTCCCTACAAACCGGCTGAAGACAAGATCGCTTTGGAGTTCGTCATTG GCTCCAGCCCTCAGTACAGCAAGGGCACCTACATTCCTGTCTTCCCTACAAAGGATCGCCAGAGCCCCTGGGAAGGCCGTATCACAAACACGTCCGACAACGTGGTCACCATGGGCATCACACCATCAGCAAACTGCATTGTGGGAAAGTATCACATGTATGTCGCCGTGGCAACGCCACATGGGATCCGCAGGACCAGGCGGGACAACAGCCGTGACCTCTACATCCTCTTCAATCCCTGGGTGTCAG CTGATGATGTGTTTCTGGACaatgagaaagagagggaggagtgtgtgaTGACTGAAATGGGGATCATCTACCACGGCTCCCACGACGATGTTGCTGAGAGAGACTGGAACTATGGACAG tttaacTACGGAGTCCTGGATGCTTGTCTGTACATCATGGACAGGGCTGAGATGCCCATCACCAACAGAGGAGACCCCATCAAGGTGACCAGAAAGGCCTCTGCCATG CTGAACTCTCGTGATGATGATGGCGTGCTGGAGGGGAACTGGACTGGTGACTACACCTATGGTGTAGCTCCTACTTCCTGGACTGGCAGCACAGAGATCCTGCTCACCTATGCACGCAGCAAGACACCCGTCTGCTACGCGCAGTGCTGGGTCTACGCCGCTGTCTTCAACACCT TTCTGCGCTGTCTTGGCATCCCATCCCGTGTTGTCACCAATTTCTTCTCCGCTCATGATAATGATGGAAACCTGAAGACTGACATAATCTTAGATGAGAACGGCAGAATCGATCGCAACCGCACCAGAGACTCTATCTG GAATTATCACTGTTGGAATGAGTGCTACATGGCTAGACCAGACCTCCCTCCTGGCTTTGGAGGCTGGCAGGTTGTGGATGCAACACCACAGGAGACCAGTGATg GTATGTACAGATGTGGACCTGCATCTGTCCAGGCCATCAAACATGGACAGATTTGCTTTCCATTTGATGCTCCCTTTGTGTTTGCTGAG GTGAACAGTGATGTGGTGTTTTACTGCCGGAGAAAAGACGGGACAATGGAGCCTGTCAAAGTCAACCGAACTCATGTGGGCCGCAAGGTTTTGACCAAAACCCCGGGAGACGTGACCCGCCGTGACATCACTGATCAGTACAAGTTCTCTGAAG GCAGTACAGAGGAGCGGACTGTCCTGGAAAAAGCTGAAGAGTTTGGCTGTAAACGTGAGAAATCCAGCCCTGTTCTGGCTGACGTGGATCTGGTCTTGCCCAATTTGGAGGTCAGCGTGGGTAACGACTTTGAGCTGGACCTGGAGTTCATAAACCGCAGTAATCAGCGTTGCACCGTGGAGGTTTACATCAGCGGCAATGTGGTGTACTACACCGGAGTCACCCGCTCTGAGTTCCTATTCAGGAACCCCACAGTGACTGTTGGCCCACAAAAAAGTGA GCGTGAAGGAGGTGGTGATGGTGGAGTCAAAGAACTACTTGAAGTATCTGGTGGAACAGGCCAACCTCCACTTCATTGTTACTGGGAAGATCAAAGAGACGGGCCAGATCGTCACAGCAATGAAAATTGTCGCCCTTCACAATCCCAAACTCATCGTCAAG GTGTCAGCTGA
- the parp142.2 gene encoding protein mono-ADP-ribosyltransferase PARP14 → MDEHQHPLYFEARGLTDREQVKIWRYFQKRRDSGGGECAMIENIGGDIYKVCFKEKEAQERVLQRKFHTLSLPGGEHRLTVSRSSTLQTPDQPSASQSQVSRKASTKGLEKIFKLEVYLLYYLRDNPKASKLLDKQLSSIGCTVELDFDEEEAVVRGDVEKGPAGGFGGAAEKWEEQVDGVIISLTESYLCYHVFDPKQVKMLLQDRSFAIDYLKVYTERGFAVVVGDTEVVKEKIKDLEKSVPTRKELPVEEKLLKLVEEEFIRGTHTHYPEVKITRGSAVIILEGPDKEVQSGAAKLDELLKKIKEKRVELSSSVLTFIKTSGAISKYQARFRQSLRNPVSLEVGSDLVLCSLSSDALNEAEAAVLRDLHETTVPLQVASDQDKVKEILIKSKNEENQGELRVDLCFIQGPKVRLVGYTETVNKLVKVLQDYQMNQATTQEVINLPHPEMVDCFDQILSLIGKGNIKVTLKALHFPNPCVTMSGPRFLVQEAKEFLTSTLASVVLDTLVLDGPGAQQYFQKEGKVSKELVESSCQVLIKEKQDVQRAQSTSSPVSLTLRPSISRSRFNNVGNVAVNKASLKITLGGLEDEQVHVLVVPMVNKNMTSTEIGKSLLRKAGSTLTAKFESVAAKSILVPGDVLQVDGPPSLGCSKIFFIECLPWDTVRGKSVQALRCGLKRCLDLCVQLGFHSVAFPVIGPGIVLKFPPRDAIEVLTENIRLFGLSASTGSLGTIHVVIKPGYPDSEECYHEVYKHLSLKMNHGGQAIFRSLTSDLDDITMTMGMGVKLQVVFGDITNETTDVVVNTTDFINFDNDGVCKDILNIAGREVEAELKAAKVNRGEVFVSQSGQFPCKAIFHVCGEKDAGVIETLMVSIIDLCETYGFDSVAIPAICAGSGGLDPGVVAGAILRGIRTATPPFLVGGITDIRLILIKIDVFLAFKEEAMQVFPTAVTNTASAPQVYYEQPQPLTASMSLNLNILNTSSTRQQSVYTVIGLCREDIDKAMAKLKDLYQSQCSTHTFRKGELEVLIDEEMTELQQLVDTLDLCVEKDTSGNLTVNGLKDGVMHMRNAFQHSSLRSEMRCREEEDLYNRVSWCILGPTGQWERLPKAANHILEKQHTAREIVDRQGISWTVDLQRMQATSQVTATQLKRLEHLPDFTFPLNWDNMVAGGTLKLVALLHSSAEYRTVKEAFKRTVNKTVMKIERVQNIHLRRAYEVMKKQISDKNACGANEKFLYHGTTQENSDSIIQSGFNRSFAGQNATAYGYGTYFAVNANYSADPRYSRPASDGSQLMFMARVLTGIHTQGHSSMKVPPARNSQQPHDRYDSTVDRMDNPSMYIVFHDSQAYPEYLITFK, encoded by the exons ATGGACGAACACCAGCATCCACTGTATTTTGAAGCCAGAggtctgacagacagagagcaggtgaAGATCTGGAGATACTTTCAGAAAAGGAGAGACTCTGGAGGAGGTGAATGTGCAATGATTGAAAACATCGGAGGAGACATCTACAAAGTCTGTTTCAAAGAGAAAGAAG CTCAAGAAAGAGTTTTACAGAGGAAGTTTCACACTCTCTCACTTCCTGGTGGGGAACATCGTCTGACTGTGAGTCGGAGCAGTACACTACAGACCCCCGACCAGCCATcagccagccaatcacag gtgtCCAGAAAAGCGAGCACTAAAGGCCTTGAAAAGATTTTCAAATTAGAGGTCTACCTCCTGTATTACCTGAGAGACAACCCGAAAGCATCCAAACTATTAGATAAGCAGCTTTCTTCAATCGGCTGCACGGTGGAGCTAGACtttgatgaagaggaggcagtGGTGAGGGGTGATGTTGAGAAGGGGCCTGCAGGAGGGTTCGGGGGAGCTGCAGAGAAATGGGAAGAACAAGTGGATGGGGTCATCATCAGTCTCACCGAGAGCTACCTCTGCTACCACGTGTTTGACCCTAAACAAGTCAAAATGCTGCTGCAGGACCGCTCCTTTGCAATAGATTATTTAAAGGTCTACACTGAGAGGGGCTTTGCTGTGGTTGTGGGAGACACCGAGGTTGTGAAGGAGAAGATTAAAGATCTGGAAAAAAGTGTGCCGACCCGCAAGGAGCTGCCAGTCGAGGAGAAACTATTGAAACTGGTTGAAGAAGAGTTCATccgaggaacacacacacattatccaGAGGTTAAAATCACCAGAGGCAGTGCAGTGATCATCTTAGAGGGCCCCGATAAGGAGGTGCAGTCAGGAGCTGCAAAACTTGATGAATTGCTCaagaagataaaagaaaagagagtTGAGCTCTCTTCATCTGTATTAACCTTCATCAAAACCAGTGGTGCCATCTCCAAGTACCAGGCTCGCTTCCGGCAAAGCCTCCGAAATCCTGTTTCCCTGGAGGTCGGTTCAGACCTGGTTCTGTGCAGTTTGTCCTCTGATGCCCTGAATGAAGCTGAGGCAGCAGTCTTGAGAGACCTGCATGAGACCACTGTACCACTGCAGGTTGCCTCAGATCAAGACAAAGTAAAAGAAATCCTCATCAAATCCAAGAATGAGGAAAACCAGGGTGAGCTCAGAGTGGACTTGTGCTTCATCCAAGGACCCAAAGTACGACTGGTGGGCTACACTGAAACTGTAAACAAGCTTGTTAAAGTCCTTCAGGACTACCAGATGAATCAGGCTACAACCCAAGAAGTGATAAACCTGCCACATCCTGAAATGGTTGACTGTTTTGACCAAATCTTGAGTCTCATTGGAAAAGGGAACATAAAGGTGACCCTCAAAGCTTTGCATTTTCCAAATCCATGCGTGACCATGTCCGGTCCACGTTTTCTAGTCCAAGAAGCCAAGGAGTTCCTGACTTCAACTCTAGCCAGTGTAGTGTTAGACACTTTGGTTCTAGATGGACCAGGGGCTCAGCAGTACTTCCAGAAAGAAGGTAAAGTAAGTAAGGAGCTAGTAGAGAGCTCCTGTCAGGTCCTCATCAAAGAAAAGCAGGATGTGCAACGTGCACAAAGCACCAGCAGCCCTGTCAGCCTCActctaagaccttctatcagcaggaGCCGCTTCAACAACGTTGGCAATGTTGCAGTCAATAAAGCAAGCCTAAAGATCACGCTTGGTGGTTTGGAAGATGAGCAG GTCCATGTCTTAGTGGTCCCCATGGTCAACAAGAATATGACTTCTACAGAAATTGGTAAAAGTCTGCTGAGAAAAGCAGGGAGCACACTGACTGCAAAGTTTGAGTCAGTGGCAGCGAAATCCATTCTGGTCCCTGGTGATGTCCTGCAGGTTGACGGGCCTCCATCTCTGGGCTGCTCCAAGATCTTCTTCATCGAGTGCTTGCCGTGGGACACAGTCAGAGGAAAGAGTGTGCAG GCTCTGAGATGTGGCCTGAAAAGGTGCTTGGACCTCTGTGTACAGCTGGGTTTTCACTCAGTGGCCTTTCCAGTTATCGGACCAGGAATTGTGTTAAAATTCCCACCAAGAGACGCCATTGAAGTGCTAACTGAGAACATTCGTCTGTTTGGATTATCTGCATCTACCGGTTCTCTCGGCACCATACATGTCGTCATTAAACCTGGCTATCCAGACTCTGAAGAG tgctacCACGAAGTTTACAAACACCTCAGCCTGAAAATGAACCATGGAGGCCAAG CGATCTTCAGGTCTCTCACCAGTGACCTTGATGACATCACTATGACAATGGGAATGGGGGTTAAACTACAAGTTGTGTTCGGTGACATCACTAATGAGACTACAGATGTTGTGGTGAACACAACGGACTTCATCAATTTTGACAATG ATGGTGTTTGCAAAGACATCTTAAACATAGCTGGACGGGAGGTGGAGGCTGAACTGAAAGCAG CAAAAGTGAACCGAGGAGAGGTGTTTGTGTCCCAGTCCGGACAGTTCCCCTGTAAGGCCATTTTCCACGTGTGTGGAGAAAAGGACGCAGGCGTCATTGAAACACTCATGGTTAGCATCATTGATCTCTGTGAAACGTATGGATTCGATTCTGTTGCGATTCCTGCCATTTGTGCAG GAAGTGGTGGCTTGGATCCTGGTGTAGTGGCAGGCGCCATCCTCCGAGGGATCAGGACAGCCACACCCCCCTTTCTAGTCGGAGGCATCACAGACATTCGCCTTATCCTGATTAAGATCGATGTCTTCCTGGCATTTAAAGAAGAAGCCATGCAGGTGTTTCCCACTGCTGTGACCAACACGG CGTCAGCACCTCAGGTCTATTATGAACAGCCACAGCCACTGACTGCATCCATGAGTCTAAATCTGAACATCCTGAACACCAGCTCCACAAGACAGCAGTCTGTCTACACGGTCATCGGTCTTTGCAGAGAGGACATTGATAAAGCCATGGCAAAGCTGAAGGATCTGTATCAGTCACAGTGCTCCACTCATACCTTCAGAAAGGGGGAGCTGGAAGTCCTCATCGACGAAGAAATGACtgaactgcagcagctggtggacacCCTGGACCTCTGTGTGGAAAAGGATACGTCTGGCAACTTAACTGTGAACGGCTTAAAAGATGGGGTGATGCACATGAGGAATGCATTTCAACACAGCAGCCTGAGGAGCGAAATGAgatgcagggaggaggaagacttGTACAACCGTGTGTCTTGGTGCATCCTGGGCCCAACCGGACAGTGGGAAAGACTTCCcaaagcagccaatcacatcCTGGAAAAGCAACATACAGCAAGAGAAATAGTGGACAGACAGGGAATCTCATGGACTGTGGATCTGCAAAGGATGCAGGCCACAAGTCAAGTGACTGCAACACAGCTGAAACGCCTTGAGCATCTGCCAG acTTTACCTTCCCTCTGAACTGGGACAACATGGTTGCTGGTGGGACTTTAAAGCTGGTTGCACTGCTGCATTCTTCTGCAGAGTACCGGACAGTGAAAGAGGCTTTCAAGAGAACTGTGAACAAGACTGTCATGAAG ATTGAGCGTGTGCAGAATATTCACCTTCGTCGCGCCTATGAAGTGATGAAGAAACAGATCTCTGATAAGAACGCATGTGGAGCGAACGAAAAGTTTCTGTACCACGGAACAACCCAGGAAAACTCTGACTCAATCATACAATCTGGGTTCAACAGAAGCTTTGCTGGGCAAAACG CAACTGCATACGGTTATGGAACCTACTTTGCCGTAAACGCCAACTACTCAGCTGACCCCAGGTACTCCAGGCCAGCTTCTGATGGTTCTCAGTTGATGTTCATGGCTCGGGTCCTGACTGGAATCCACACTCAGGGTCATAGCAGCATGAAGGTGCCTCCGGCTCGCAACAGCCAGCAGCCTCATGACCGTTATGACAGCACGGTGGACAGAATGGACAACCCAAGCATGTACATCGTGTTCCACGATAGCCAAGCTTACCCAGAATACCTCATCACCTTCAAGTGA